The Salvelinus alpinus chromosome 21, SLU_Salpinus.1, whole genome shotgun sequence genome has a segment encoding these proteins:
- the LOC139548495 gene encoding olfactory receptor 10J5-like encodes MANVSQPLEFNVSLFSDFLIHGGELGLKEIYTDLAIFLLVVYIMVLIGNALIITLVLLDSKLHTPMYIFLCNLSLTDIVITTSVLPKMISVCLWNDVSISFAGCFLQMYTYLTFQTAEGFLLCAMAYDRYVAICNPLRYNSIMTMKVCVILASTAWALGIILPALNVILASQLPFCSNQIMYWFCDYPPIVTLSCLDTTLLIDLALACALFVMYVPFTVIIWSYCKIIKSVCKIATSEGRKKAFSTCSSHLIVVLTFYIAHSCVYISAKSYHIHPNVLILISIVNCILTPLVNPLVYSFRNKQIKDSVLKLLFANKVIP; translated from the exons ATGGCAA ATGTTTCTCAACCACTGGAGTTCAACGTGAGCCTGTTTTCAGATTTCCTGATACATGGAGGGGAGCTGGGTCTCAAGGAGATCTACACAGACTTGGCCATCTTTCTTCTTGTGGTATACATCATGGTCCTCATCGGCAACGCCCTGATCATCACTCTGGTGTTGCTCGACTCCAAACTTCACACACCAATGTATATTTTCCTTTGTAATCTGTCTCTCACAGATATAGTGATCACCACCAGCGTTCTACCTAAAATGATATCAGTGTGTTTGTGGAATGATGTGTCCATTTCATTTGCAGGTTGCTTCTTGCAGATGTATACCTATTTGACATTCCAAACTGCAGAGGGATTTCTCCTATGTGCTATGGCCTACGACCGCTATGTTGCTATCTGCAATCCTTTACGCTACAACAGCATCATGACAATGAAAGTGTGTGTGATCCTGGCCTCAACAGCATGGGCTTTGGGGATAATTCTTCCAGCATTGAATGTCATTCTTGCATCACAACTACCTTTCTGTAGTAATCAGATAATGTATTGGTTTTGTGATTATCCTCCGATTGTTACATTGTCTTGTTTGGACACAACACTGTTGATAGATCTAGCCCTCGCATGTGCTTTATTTGTGATGTATGTTCCATTCACTGTCATAATTTGGTCATATTGTAAAATCATCAAATCTGTTTGCAAAATTGCCACATCTGAAGGACGGAAAAAAGCTTTCTCTACCTGCTCCTCTCATCTCATTGTTGTCCTTACCTTCTACATTGCTCATTCATGTGTCTACATCAGTGCTAAATCATATCATATTCATCCCAATGTTCTCATCTTGATATCTATTGTCAACTGTATTTTAACTCCTCTTGTGAACCCACTTGTTTACAGTTTCAGAAACAAACAGATAAAGGATTCTGTCCTGAAACTCTTGTTCGCCAATAAAGTTATTCCATAA